A genomic region of Alnus glutinosa chromosome 11, dhAlnGlut1.1, whole genome shotgun sequence contains the following coding sequences:
- the LOC133882675 gene encoding ankyrin repeat-containing protein At5g02620-like: MDRDSYNAATKGKIEVFKNIADHNSLALLLTANKNTILHIYITALNSQFESRTPIARSESTTTLNTGSESTTNFVEEILEMCSPLLWQANVKGETPLHIAARYGHDDIVKVLIKYCAQTPHQDLEGGIEPVKEMLRMTNKEKDTALHEAVRFRHLKVVTLLIETDPNFSYSANDVGETPLYIAAERGFEDVVIEILDECKLPMHGGGGGGGPLGRTALHAAVIWGDKYEDMTTRILKQVEGISRTVDDKD, encoded by the exons ATGGATCGTGATTCCTACAATGCTGCAACAAAAGGCAAAATCGAGGTCTTCAAAAATATTGCCGATCATAATTCTCTTGCCCTCCTACTAACTGCAAATAAAAACACAATCCTCCATATTTACATCACAGCCCTCAATTCCCAATTCGAATCAAGAACACCTATTGCAAGATCAGAATCAACAACAACCCTCAATACAGGATCGGAATCAACAACCAACTTTGTGGAAGAAATTCTTGAAATGTGTTCGCCATTGTTATGGCAAGCCAATGTCAAAGGTGAAACTCCATTGCACATTGCAGCAAGGTACGGGCATGATGACATAGTGAAAGTTCTAATCAAATATTGTGCCCAAACTCCCCATCAAGACCTTGAAGGAGGGATTGAACCAGTAAAGGAAATGCTTAGGATgactaacaaagaaaaagacacGGCTTTACACGAGGCTGTACGTTTTCGTCACCTTAAGGTTGTAACATTGTTGATTGAAACAGACCCAAATTTTTCATATTCTGCTAATGATGTTGGTGAGACTCCTCTTTACATAGCTGCCGAGAGAGGGTTTGAAGACGTGGTGATCGAAATTTTAGACGAATGCAAATTACCAATGCATGGcggtggcggcggcggcggccCCCTTGGTAGGACGGCTTTGCATGCTGCCGTAATATGGGGTGATAAATATGAAG ATATGACCACAAGAATTCTGAAACAAGTTGAAGGTATAAGTAGAACAGTTGACGATAAGGATTAG
- the LOC133882558 gene encoding coniferyl alcohol acyltransferase-like, whose product MGASGGGEFIVSVRKREVVAAVLPLQEHRLPQSNLDLLLPTVDVGVFFCYKNPTNLTFESMAGALKKALAQVLVSHYAFAGEVVQNSVGEPELLCNNRGVDFVEAFAEVDLKDLNLYNPDDTVEGKLVPEKKHGIFAVQATELRCGGLVVACTIDHRVADAYSANMFLVSWAEMAQSKPISTPPSFCRSLLNPRRPGSIHLSLDDMYVPVNKLPPPKDPQPDSDYLISRIYYITAEQLSRLQSLASTKGCRRTKLESFCALLWKMVAKWAITKNVDKKITKMGIVVDGRTRLTDDGDEHKALLMGSYFGNVLSIPYGAKQVDELNEEPLDRVADEVHEFLEGAVTKEHFLELIDWVEAHRPVPCLAKIYCSGTEDGPAFVVSSGQRFPVCKVDFGWGMPGFGSYHFPWGGDAGYVMPMPSPTGNGDWVVYMHLLKGQVEFIEAEAAHVFRPLTSTYLNFD is encoded by the exons ATGGGTGCCAGTGGAGGTGGAGAGTTCATTGTGAGTGTGAGGAAGAGGGAGGTGGTGGCTGCAGTGCTTCCATTGCAAGAGCATCGACTACCACAATCCAACCTAGACTTGCTTCTTCCCACTGTCGACGTGGGTGTGTTTTTCTGTTACAAGAACCCCACCAACCTGACGTTTGAATCCATGGCCGGGGCTCTGAAGAAGGCCTTGGCCCAAGTTCTGGTATCCCATTATGCGTTTGCCGGTGAGGTGGTGCAAAACTCTGTTGGTGAACCTGAGCTTCTCTGCAACAACCGTGGGGTAGACTTTGTCGAAGCTTTTGCAGAGGTTGACCTTAAAGACCTCAACTTGTATAACCCTGATGACACCGTCGAAGGCAAACTTGTGCCGGAGAAGAAGCACGGAATCTTCGCTGTCCAG GCTACTGAGCTCAGATGTGGTGGGCTGGTGGTGGCGTGCACGATTGACCACCGAGTAGCAGACGCCTACTCGGCCAACATGTTTCTTGTCTCATGGGCTGAGATGGCTCAGTCTAAACCAATCTCTACTCCACCATCTTTCTGTCGATCTTTACTCAACCCTCGACGCCCCGGCTCCATTCATCTCTCCTTGGACGATATGTACGTCCCCGTAAACAAACTGCCTCCTCCCAAAGATCCACAACCTGATTCCGATTATCTCATCAGCCGCATATACTACATTACGGCTGAACAACTTAGCCGGCTCCAATCACTAGCCAGCACCAAAGGGTGCCGGAGGACAAAACTAGAGTCTTTCTGTGCATTACTGTGGAAGATGGTTGCCAAGTGGGCTATTACTAAAAATGTAGACAAAAAGATAACCAAGATGGGCATTGTTGTTGACGGAAGGACAAGGTTGACTGATGATGGAGACGAACATAAAGCTTTACTCATGGGTTCTTACTTTGGAAATGTGCTCTCCATACCCTACGGTGCCAAGCAAGTGGACGAGCTTAATGAAGAACCATTGGACAGGGTAGCAGATGAAGTTCATGAATTCTTGGAAGGTGCGGTGACAAAGGAGCATTTCTTGGAGCTCATAGATTGGGTGGAGGCTCATCGGCCGGTGCCCTGTTTGGCAAAGATATATTGTAGCGGGACTGAAGACGGACCGGCTTTTGTGGTGTCGTCCGGGCAAAGGTTCCCAGTGTGTAAGGTGGATTTCGGGTGGGGTATGCCGGGTTTTGGGTCGTACCATTTTCCATGGGGAGGGGACGCCGGGTATGTGATGCCGATGCCTAGCCCGACGGGGAACGGAGACTGGGTGGTGTACATGCACCTCTTGAAAGGGCAGGTGGAGTTTATTGAGGCTGAGGCTGCCCATGTCTTTAGACCCTTGACATCTACTTATCTCAACTTTGACTAG